A single genomic interval of Rhododendron vialii isolate Sample 1 chromosome 3a, ASM3025357v1 harbors:
- the LOC131321169 gene encoding uncharacterized protein LOC131321169, producing the protein MAFLWSGTELKSSSAKIKWDFVCNPKEEGGLGFRRIKEWNKATMFRHLWALCRKADLFWVKWVHTYIIKGQCLWSMDIPSDASWTIRKVLGLKSIGQPLIQYKVGNGHDLVKVLSSILADLCILKCPISFVMGTGDGQGSGIGSLKLSYLRLPPLSSQFVEDDLVVWLPHPTGYSVHSAWEAIRNELPIQQWHKVVWFSRNVPHWAFILWLAIQNKLSTKDRLFKWGMTVAVDYVFYDNGEESHHHLFFQCLMSSAVLHAV; encoded by the exons ATGGCTTTCTTATGGTCTGGCACTGAACTCAAATCCTCTTCTGCTAAAATCAAGTGGGACTTTGTGTGCAACCCTAAGGAAGAAGGTGGTCTAGGATTTAGAAGGATAAAGGAATGGAACAAAGCTACCATGTTTAGGCATTTATGGGCCCTTTGCAGAAAGGCTGaccttttttgggtaaaatggGTCCACACCTACATTATTAAAGGACAGTGTTTATGGTCCATGGATATCCCTAGTGATGCCTCCTGGACTATTAGGAAGGTGCTTGGCCTTAAAAGCATTGGACAACCTTTAATCCAGTATAAGGTTGGTAATGGTCATG ATTTGGTGAAAGTGTTGTCTTCAATCTTGGCAGATCTTTGCATTCTAAAGTGTCCTATATCATTTGTAATGGGAACTGGAGATGGCCAAGGTAGTGGAATAGGGTCACTCAAACTATCATATCTCAGACTCCCCCCACTTTCCAGCCAGTTTGTGGAGGACGACTTAGTTGTTTGGCTACCTCACCCAACTGGGTATTCTGTCCACTCGGCTTGGGAAGCTATTAGGAATGAACTTCCTATACAGCAGTGGCATAAGGTTGTTTGGTTCAGTAGGAATGTTCCTCATTGGGCCTTTATTTTATGGTTGGCTATCCAGAATAAACTGAGTACCAAAGACAGATTGTTCAAATGGGGCATGACTGTGGCAGTGGACTATGTTTTCTATGATAATGGTGAGGAGTCTCACCATCATCTCTTCTTCCAATGTCTTATGTCTTCTGCAGTTTTGCATGCTGTTTAG